The DNA region CAGATTCTCGGCGATGCTGAGATTCTCGAACAGATTGAGTTCCTGGTGGATGAAGGCGATGCCGGCGCGCGCGGCCTCTTTCGAGTTCGCGGGTGCGTAAGGCCTGCCGTCGATCGCCATCGTGCCGGCCGATGGCGGCAGCAGCCCGTTGATGATGTTCATCGTCGTCGACTTGCCGGAGCCGTTCTCGCCGATGACGCCGAGCGCCTTGCCGGCTTCCAGGGTGAAGGAGACGCCCTTCAGCACCTCGACGCTGAAGAAGCTCTTGCGCAGGCCTTCGACCTTGAGAAGCGGGGCGCCGCCCGCGCGGTCATTTGCCGAGCTCATGCTGCCACCCTGACCAGAATGCGGCTGCGCAGGGCATCGATGATGGCTGCCAGCAGGATGACGCCGCCCTTGACCGCGAAGACGATCGATTGCGAGAGGCCGAGCAGTTGCAGGCCCTTGTCGACGACCGAGAGGAAGAGCACGCCGAGGATCACCCAGGAGATCTTGCCGCGCCCGCCGAAGAGGCTGACGCCGCCGATCACCGCCGCGCCGATCACGTCGAGCAGCACGCGCTGGCCGAGCACCGGCGTGCCGGTCTCGAGGCGGCTGGTATAGACGATCGAGGCGAGGGCGGCGCAGAAGCCGGCGAGCACGAAGGCGATGATGATGACGCGGCCGGTCGGCACGCCTGAAACGGTCGCGGCGCGCGGATTGTTGCCGACGGCATAGAGCCAGCGGCCGAGCGTCGTGCGGCTGAGCAGCCAGTGCGCGGCAAAGGCGACGACGAGGCAGAGCATCAGCGCATAGGGAATGCCGGCGACGCCGCCCCGGCCGATGACCGAGAACGCGGCTGGCAGATCGCCGATACTCACGGATGTCGAGTGCAGCGAGGTGAACCAGATCGCGGCGCCGCTGAGAAAGGTCTGCGCCACCAGCGTGACCATGAAGGACGGCATGCCGAACCGCACCACGCAGAGCCCGTTGGCATAGCCGACCGCGAGCCCGATCAGCAGGAAGGCGACGAGCGCGACCGGCACGGCCAAGGCATTGCCGGCCAGATAGCCGCCATCGCCGGTCATCAGCGACGCGGCGACGACGCTGCTGAACGCCATGGTCGAGGTGATCGAGAGGTCGATGCCGGCGACGATCAGCACGAAGGTCTGGCCGATCGCGAGCAGCAGCAGCGGCAGCATCGCCATGACCACTTCGAGCGCCGTCTGGAC from Kaistia algarum includes:
- a CDS encoding ABC transporter permease, which produces MLLLTALYVLCLWPFAPEIVSVQTALEVVMAMLPLLLLAIGQTFVLIVAGIDLSITSTMAFSSVVAASLMTGDGGYLAGNALAVPVALVAFLLIGLAVGYANGLCVVRFGMPSFMVTLVAQTFLSGAAIWFTSLHSTSVSIGDLPAAFSVIGRGGVAGIPYALMLCLVVAFAAHWLLSRTTLGRWLYAVGNNPRAATVSGVPTGRVIIIAFVLAGFCAALASIVYTSRLETGTPVLGQRVLLDVIGAAVIGGVSLFGGRGKISWVILGVLFLSVVDKGLQLLGLSQSIVFAVKGGVILLAAIIDALRSRILVRVAA